One stretch of Schlesneria sp. DSM 10557 DNA includes these proteins:
- a CDS encoding PPC domain-containing protein, with protein MRIMLTTAFLVGLLNITHAAGPSVESVIPAIGQRDTSFTLRLVGAGLSKASELMLYSPDVVCTELKPVTDNELLATLKTTHDCRPGTYAFRVRSPQGVSELRIFRITPFPVVNADEPNESLEEAMSLDRNVTVTGLLEKGDRDYFKLRLRRGDRLSAEVEAVRLGATMIDTVLTVLDAEGKELASADDTPLFGQDPYVSVIVPEDGDYFVRVQEVNLDGDDSGYALHVGTFPRPSSVFPAGGRIGESLTVRFLGDAAGPFEQKVQLPASPDNTHGLFASHLDTTSPTAIPFRISPFENVLEVEPNDAAGTSSNPAIDLPVAFNGVLSQIDDIDLFRFRVNAGQRFQFEAFASRLGSPADTVISILDLDGSILVSNDDDGSHDSRLVFQAPRTGEYLLRVVDQRGAGGEHFFYRVEATPTLPVLTAFMPRPNRLSQDRQAISVPQGNRIVTFLGVNRKGVTSKVQLTPQGLPLGIKNFPTTIDSDRFQVPVVIEAEADAPIAGALVQLNATGSANQSTVTGTFQQVVDLINMSADRLYQSVSVDRLMIAVVEPVPFRIELEPLKSPLVQDGFVELNIHVHRDPGFNDAIDITFPFLPPWVDGPPLITVPANKTVGTYLAHAHPQVEPRKWTICAEGRVSTGVSRGPVSDDIEMAPAPRSRGRRAQIDTAVSSQLIDLDITRSPVSGTIGRVAGEQGTTLLVTCSIERNGELPHRLIATLEGLPNRVHVEPVQVDSQAKQVTFSVKLDPTAPVGEFDSLVCRLTGTRDGQSASFNLGRGGLLKIVPPGGLVTDAEGRPLSPLEALRKTQTEADPENTVGGNKASSR; from the coding sequence ATGCGAATCATGCTGACAACAGCGTTTCTTGTGGGACTGCTGAACATCACTCACGCTGCCGGTCCTTCGGTTGAGTCTGTGATACCGGCAATCGGACAACGCGACACCAGTTTCACTCTCAGACTCGTCGGAGCGGGGTTGTCGAAGGCCAGCGAGCTAATGCTCTATTCTCCTGATGTTGTCTGCACCGAGTTGAAACCCGTCACGGACAACGAACTTCTGGCGACGCTGAAGACGACGCACGACTGCCGTCCCGGCACATATGCATTTCGGGTCCGTTCCCCGCAGGGAGTTTCGGAACTGCGGATCTTTCGGATCACTCCATTTCCCGTCGTAAATGCAGATGAACCTAATGAATCCCTTGAAGAGGCCATGTCGCTGGACAGGAATGTCACGGTGACCGGTCTGCTGGAAAAAGGAGATCGGGATTATTTCAAGCTGAGACTTCGCCGAGGAGACCGACTCTCTGCAGAAGTGGAGGCGGTTCGATTGGGGGCGACCATGATCGACACGGTTTTGACCGTCTTAGATGCGGAAGGAAAAGAGCTCGCCAGTGCGGATGACACACCTCTTTTCGGACAGGACCCCTATGTGTCGGTGATCGTCCCGGAAGACGGAGATTACTTCGTACGAGTTCAGGAAGTAAATCTGGATGGGGACGATAGCGGTTACGCCCTGCACGTAGGAACTTTTCCGCGTCCTTCGTCCGTCTTCCCAGCCGGTGGCCGAATTGGAGAAAGTCTTACGGTTCGCTTTCTGGGAGATGCCGCGGGGCCGTTCGAACAGAAAGTCCAGCTACCAGCTTCACCTGACAACACCCATGGCCTGTTTGCCAGTCATCTGGATACGACCTCACCAACCGCCATCCCCTTCCGGATTTCACCCTTTGAGAATGTTCTTGAGGTGGAGCCAAATGATGCCGCTGGGACTTCGTCAAACCCAGCAATCGATCTCCCTGTCGCTTTCAATGGTGTTTTAAGCCAGATCGACGATATCGACCTGTTTCGATTTCGCGTGAATGCCGGTCAGCGATTTCAGTTCGAAGCGTTTGCAAGCCGCCTCGGTTCACCCGCCGATACAGTGATTTCCATTCTAGATTTGGACGGAAGTATTCTCGTCAGCAACGACGATGACGGGTCTCACGACAGTCGGCTGGTATTTCAAGCTCCCCGCACAGGAGAGTATCTGCTGCGGGTCGTTGATCAACGTGGAGCAGGCGGCGAACACTTTTTCTACCGGGTCGAGGCCACTCCGACACTCCCAGTGCTCACGGCTTTTATGCCACGCCCCAATCGACTGTCACAAGACCGACAGGCGATTTCTGTACCGCAGGGAAATCGCATTGTCACTTTCCTGGGAGTCAACCGAAAAGGGGTGACGAGCAAAGTGCAATTAACTCCGCAGGGACTTCCCTTGGGGATCAAGAACTTCCCTACGACGATTGACTCCGATCGCTTCCAGGTTCCGGTCGTGATTGAAGCGGAGGCGGATGCGCCAATCGCGGGGGCCCTGGTGCAGTTGAATGCGACGGGAAGTGCGAATCAGTCAACCGTGACAGGGACATTTCAGCAGGTGGTCGATCTGATCAATATGTCGGCCGACCGACTTTATCAGTCGGTCAGTGTGGACCGCCTGATGATCGCCGTGGTCGAACCGGTTCCGTTTCGAATTGAACTGGAACCGTTGAAGTCGCCACTGGTCCAGGATGGTTTCGTGGAATTAAACATTCACGTGCACCGCGACCCGGGATTCAACGACGCGATCGATATTACGTTTCCCTTCCTCCCGCCGTGGGTTGATGGACCGCCACTCATTACTGTCCCGGCGAATAAGACAGTCGGAACATACCTGGCTCACGCACACCCGCAGGTGGAACCTCGGAAGTGGACAATCTGTGCCGAAGGACGAGTCTCTACAGGGGTTTCACGGGGTCCGGTTTCCGACGACATCGAGATGGCTCCTGCCCCTCGCAGTCGCGGTCGACGCGCACAGATCGACACGGCAGTTTCATCTCAACTGATCGACCTCGACATCACCAGGTCCCCGGTCAGTGGAACGATCGGCCGAGTCGCCGGCGAACAAGGAACGACACTTCTCGTCACTTGTTCCATCGAGCGGAATGGCGAACTCCCCCATCGACTCATCGCAACGCTCGAAGGATTGCCGAATCGCGTGCACGTCGAACCCGTACAAGTCGACTCCCAAGCGAAACAGGTCACGTTTTCGGTCAAGCTGGATCCCACGGCACCCGTTGGCGAATTTGACAGCCTGGTCTGTCGCTTGACCGGTACCCGGGATGGACAGTCTGCCTCATTCAACCTTGGCAGGGGTGGGCTGCTCAAGATCGTTCCTCCCGGCGGCCTCGTCACCGACGCTGAAGGGAGACCGCTCAGCCCGCTAGAGGCTTTGAGAAAAACACAAACTGAAGCCGATCCGGAAAACACCGTCGGCGGCAACAAGGCAAGCTCTCGTTAA
- a CDS encoding DUF1549 domain-containing protein, which produces MTFLHRLAPLTVALLLTASIAPAAEMKKVEDQVAPRLQAFPAKISLTNRRESQEVVVQLLAADGSNKDVTDLARMEIALPAVARLASGFVEPLADGQTELVIQYESFSTRIPIEVSHSKDPAEFRFRNDVLPVLTRAGCNTGKCHGSASGKDGFRLSLFGYDPAGDHYRITRELSGRRINLAAPADCLLVNKAIGQVNHTGGQCIEPDTAHYQTLIQWLTAGAQPDPEDTAKPVRIEVLPQNAIFRAPGDDQKLLVTAYYSDGTDRDVTDQAVFISNNDSAAKVSVDGIVSAMGPGSAFVMARFDQFTQGASIIVRPGTAFQFPDIAAHNFIDEHVHDHWRNMHLLPSEVCSDEVFMRRVYLDLIGLLPSAEERHSFLNDQASDKRERLVDLLLQRDEFLDLWVMKWAETLQVRTNNGVSSKGLMLYDRWLRDRVRSGESIDKIVNELIPATGGTFENPATNYFQTETTPELLAENVAQVFLGTRIQCAQCHNHPFDRWTMDDYYGFASFFSQIGYKQAQDPRELTVFNSGEGELRHPVRGEKVLPKFLGEAGPDLNPEDDVRKSLADWLTSKRNSEFARNTANIVWSHFFGIGIVEPVDDIRVSNPPSNPALFKALGDQFVTYNFDLRSLVRDICNSRTYQLSTHRNSSNEFDERHFSHGRIRRLRAEILLDCINQVTRAPDRFPGLPEGARAVQIADGRTQNYFLTTFGRSTRQTPCTCEVKTTPTLSQALHLLNGETTSGKIAQGEVVESLLEEDSDPVAVANRLYEKCLSRLPTVKESKAIHDKLAAATDTQAALTDLFWALLNSNEFVFNH; this is translated from the coding sequence ATGACGTTCTTACATCGCCTGGCACCGTTGACGGTTGCCCTGCTCCTGACCGCTTCAATCGCCCCTGCGGCCGAGATGAAGAAAGTTGAAGATCAGGTCGCGCCCCGTCTGCAGGCATTTCCTGCAAAAATCTCACTGACCAATCGTCGAGAATCACAAGAAGTCGTCGTCCAACTTCTTGCAGCAGATGGCAGCAACAAAGACGTGACTGATTTGGCCCGGATGGAGATCGCCCTGCCCGCCGTCGCCCGGTTGGCAAGCGGATTCGTCGAACCGCTAGCGGATGGCCAAACAGAACTCGTGATCCAGTACGAGAGTTTTTCGACACGCATCCCGATTGAGGTATCTCATTCAAAGGATCCGGCCGAGTTTCGGTTTCGTAACGATGTATTGCCTGTCTTGACCCGTGCCGGTTGCAACACTGGCAAGTGTCATGGATCTGCATCGGGGAAAGACGGTTTTCGACTAAGTCTGTTTGGATACGATCCGGCAGGTGATCACTATCGCATTACGCGCGAGTTGAGCGGTCGTCGGATCAATCTGGCGGCACCAGCGGATTGCCTGCTTGTCAACAAAGCGATTGGGCAGGTCAATCACACGGGAGGCCAGTGCATTGAGCCCGATACCGCTCACTATCAGACATTAATCCAATGGCTGACAGCCGGAGCACAGCCAGATCCGGAAGATACCGCAAAGCCCGTTCGGATCGAAGTCTTACCGCAAAATGCGATCTTCCGTGCCCCGGGCGACGACCAGAAACTGCTGGTCACCGCGTACTACAGCGACGGCACCGATCGGGATGTCACCGACCAGGCTGTCTTCATTAGCAACAATGATTCCGCAGCCAAAGTCTCCGTTGACGGTATCGTCTCGGCAATGGGGCCCGGAAGTGCATTTGTGATGGCCCGATTTGATCAGTTCACACAAGGGGCCTCGATCATCGTTCGTCCCGGAACGGCGTTCCAGTTCCCAGACATTGCAGCTCATAACTTTATCGATGAGCACGTCCACGACCACTGGCGCAATATGCACCTGCTTCCTTCTGAAGTCTGTAGCGACGAAGTGTTCATGCGACGTGTTTATCTTGATCTGATTGGTCTGCTGCCATCAGCAGAAGAGCGTCACTCGTTTCTCAATGACCAAGCGAGCGACAAGAGGGAGCGATTAGTCGATCTGCTGCTTCAGCGGGACGAGTTTCTGGACCTCTGGGTCATGAAATGGGCCGAGACGCTCCAAGTCAGGACAAATAACGGAGTCAGCTCCAAAGGACTCATGCTCTACGACCGGTGGCTGCGAGACCGGGTTCGATCCGGCGAATCAATTGACAAGATCGTTAATGAACTGATTCCCGCAACCGGAGGGACATTCGAGAATCCTGCCACGAATTATTTCCAGACGGAAACGACACCCGAACTGCTCGCCGAAAATGTGGCTCAGGTTTTTCTCGGAACACGAATTCAGTGTGCCCAATGCCACAACCACCCGTTTGATCGCTGGACCATGGACGACTACTACGGCTTTGCGTCGTTCTTCAGTCAGATCGGTTACAAACAGGCCCAGGATCCACGCGAACTGACCGTCTTCAATTCTGGTGAAGGTGAGCTGCGACACCCTGTCAGGGGCGAAAAGGTTCTGCCGAAGTTTCTCGGTGAAGCAGGTCCCGACCTCAATCCCGAAGACGATGTCCGGAAATCGCTCGCCGACTGGTTAACCTCTAAAAGAAATTCAGAATTCGCCCGAAACACGGCAAACATTGTCTGGTCTCACTTCTTCGGTATCGGGATCGTCGAGCCGGTCGACGATATCCGGGTCAGCAATCCCCCTTCTAATCCGGCTCTCTTTAAAGCACTTGGTGACCAATTCGTCACATACAATTTTGATTTACGATCGCTTGTAAGGGACATCTGCAACTCTCGAACGTATCAATTGTCGACACATCGCAATTCCTCGAATGAATTCGACGAACGCCACTTCTCTCATGGACGGATCCGGCGACTGCGTGCCGAAATCTTGCTTGATTGCATCAATCAGGTGACTCGAGCTCCAGATCGCTTTCCTGGTTTGCCGGAAGGAGCCCGAGCAGTTCAGATTGCCGACGGTCGGACCCAGAACTACTTCCTGACCACATTCGGACGATCCACACGTCAGACCCCCTGCACATGTGAGGTGAAAACAACTCCGACCCTGTCTCAGGCTCTGCATCTGCTCAACGGCGAAACGACCTCTGGAAAAATCGCTCAAGGTGAAGTCGTGGAGTCCCTGCTTGAGGAGGACTCTGATCCGGTCGCCGTCGCGAATCGGCTCTATGAGAAGTGCCTGTCTCGTCTTCCCACAGTGAAGGAGTCGAAGGCGATCCATGACAAGCTCGCTGCTGCAACGGACACACAGGCGGCACTGACAGATCTGTTCTGGGCACTTCTGAATTCAAATGAATTCGTTTTCAACCACTGA
- a CDS encoding c-type cytochrome domain-containing protein: MKSFSSAITTFSSLMIALYASTLLGQTNSSSTAIVTYDQVQPVFKKHCVSCHGIERERGDLDLSSTEGIKSGSSSGPVVISGKPEESLLYAVTAHLESPRMPPGKAKIPQRELDLIRSWIEGGLREKPGKSIAATSVKSKAPSTTAATKEPVPNSITRSLPRLTAVTALAISPKDGSVAVSGLKEILVFPQGGATPPKVVPFPEGDLHALRYSRDGEWLIAGGGIGAESGKVVAFNAATGQRLFDVGNEADVVLAFDVSPDRRLIALGGPGRNVKLFRTSDQQLVHTLQKHTDWILSIAFSPDGLLLASGDRFGGLQIWEAATGKPFYSLRGHTGSVTAVAWGKTSDNLLSTGQDGFLRLWDMHRGSPIRTWNGELGGIVCAEWTTSGEIVAGGRQKQFAVFDPQGQRLRDWTMSDEVVELAVNSDGTQVIAGDASGHLAARFIANGELAGDYSIPVAEHSSGERTDNAAASVALSIPQRKPRSKPVNASSTDHASMSSPSPGASSEVTTDEARLQKTLEALHGTEAAIQATEESLAKLKTSAAALRQLIEAQSTQAEKPKDAAKAK, from the coding sequence GTGAAGTCATTTTCCTCTGCGATCACCACGTTCTCATCACTGATGATCGCCCTTTATGCCTCAACCCTCCTCGGGCAAACGAACTCTTCGAGCACCGCCATTGTTACCTACGATCAGGTGCAACCTGTATTCAAGAAGCATTGCGTCAGTTGTCACGGCATCGAACGTGAACGGGGCGATCTGGACCTTTCGTCGACAGAGGGAATCAAGTCGGGCTCTTCATCGGGACCCGTCGTGATTTCCGGCAAGCCTGAAGAAAGTCTGCTTTACGCCGTGACTGCACATCTTGAATCGCCCCGGATGCCGCCAGGGAAAGCGAAGATTCCGCAACGGGAACTTGACCTGATCCGAAGCTGGATCGAAGGGGGACTGCGAGAAAAACCCGGAAAGTCCATTGCCGCGACTTCGGTGAAGAGTAAAGCCCCTTCAACCACGGCAGCGACTAAAGAGCCTGTTCCGAATTCGATCACTCGATCACTGCCCCGCCTGACTGCCGTGACGGCACTGGCGATCAGTCCCAAAGATGGATCCGTTGCCGTATCGGGCTTGAAAGAGATCCTGGTGTTTCCTCAAGGAGGGGCGACACCTCCCAAGGTCGTTCCTTTTCCGGAAGGCGATCTCCATGCGCTGCGATACTCGCGCGACGGTGAATGGCTGATTGCCGGCGGAGGAATCGGTGCCGAATCGGGCAAAGTCGTCGCTTTTAATGCCGCAACCGGGCAGAGACTGTTCGATGTCGGCAACGAAGCCGATGTTGTGCTGGCTTTTGATGTCTCACCCGACCGTCGATTGATCGCACTCGGTGGTCCCGGCAGAAACGTGAAACTCTTTCGCACATCTGATCAACAACTCGTTCATACATTACAAAAACATACGGACTGGATCTTGTCGATTGCGTTCAGTCCGGACGGCTTGCTCCTGGCCAGTGGTGATCGATTTGGTGGTCTGCAAATCTGGGAAGCTGCAACAGGAAAGCCCTTCTACTCGTTGCGCGGACACACCGGTTCAGTGACTGCAGTTGCCTGGGGAAAAACTTCTGACAACCTGCTATCCACTGGTCAAGATGGATTCCTGCGATTGTGGGACATGCATCGGGGCTCACCTATCAGGACGTGGAATGGCGAGCTGGGAGGAATCGTCTGTGCAGAATGGACGACATCCGGTGAGATTGTCGCAGGTGGACGGCAGAAACAATTCGCTGTTTTCGACCCACAGGGACAGCGACTGCGGGACTGGACCATGTCCGATGAAGTTGTCGAACTGGCAGTCAACTCAGATGGAACTCAGGTCATTGCCGGAGACGCATCAGGACATCTGGCAGCCCGGTTCATCGCGAATGGAGAGTTGGCTGGGGACTACTCGATTCCCGTCGCAGAACATTCATCGGGCGAACGTACAGACAACGCGGCCGCGTCAGTTGCTCTCTCAATACCGCAGCGCAAGCCACGTTCAAAACCCGTCAATGCATCCTCTACTGATCATGCCTCGATGAGTTCCCCATCGCCGGGTGCCTCGTCTGAAGTCACAACCGATGAAGCGAGATTACAGAAAACACTCGAGGCGCTTCACGGTACGGAGGCCGCGATTCAGGCCACGGAAGAGTCTCTGGCAAAACTCAAGACTTCTGCAGCGGCGCTGCGACAGTTGATCGAAGCCCAATCCACTCAAGCTGAGAAGCCGAAGGATGCAGCAAAAGCAAAATAG
- a CDS encoding PQQ-binding-like beta-propeller repeat protein has product MKLRLILLLLTLIATCVDSTNGEDWPGWRGPRGDGISLETSAPLSWSATENIGWRTRLPGNGLSSPIVLGSRVFVTAGNSSDETRRVICLDTATGEILWNVSVHQGPGGTMHRFNSTASSTPVSDGKLVFATFVDDRGLYVVALDFDGTIVWAKNPGTFYSNHGFAACPVIYGEGVIINGQQDGEAFVCMLRRTDGHELWRHIPTTNLRSFSTPLLTTVEGEDQLILTGSAKTLGLNPNTGETVWHADGPSQKFVCTPAVGHGMVFSFGGSPDKHAMALRLGGRGDILQSGLAWRNEKSMPYVPSPILVGNYLHIINDNGVYTCLEPRTGKTLKTARKFGSVYSSPIAVADRIYFFEDSGNCTVIQNNDRFEILAQNALGEPTQTTPAISNGRLYIRTDSHLVQVK; this is encoded by the coding sequence GTGAAACTGCGATTAATACTGCTGCTACTGACCTTGATTGCCACATGCGTCGATTCGACAAACGGTGAAGACTGGCCGGGATGGCGTGGCCCCCGTGGTGACGGCATCAGTCTGGAAACATCCGCACCGCTGTCATGGTCTGCAACTGAAAATATTGGCTGGCGCACTCGATTACCGGGAAATGGACTCTCTTCTCCGATCGTGTTGGGAAGCCGCGTATTCGTGACCGCAGGTAACTCGAGCGATGAAACACGCCGGGTAATCTGCCTTGATACAGCAACGGGTGAAATCCTCTGGAACGTCTCGGTTCACCAAGGCCCCGGTGGCACCATGCACCGATTCAACTCAACGGCGTCGAGTACCCCGGTCAGCGACGGTAAACTCGTGTTTGCGACATTTGTTGATGACCGCGGACTGTACGTCGTCGCCCTGGACTTTGATGGGACGATTGTCTGGGCTAAGAACCCAGGGACGTTTTACTCGAATCACGGATTCGCTGCGTGCCCTGTCATTTACGGTGAGGGAGTCATCATCAACGGACAGCAGGACGGCGAAGCGTTTGTCTGTATGCTTCGCCGAACGGATGGTCACGAACTCTGGCGTCACATCCCGACGACGAATCTCCGTTCCTTTTCCACCCCACTGTTAACCACCGTGGAAGGAGAGGACCAACTCATCCTGACCGGTTCAGCCAAAACCCTTGGTCTGAACCCGAACACTGGTGAAACGGTCTGGCACGCGGATGGACCAAGTCAGAAGTTTGTCTGCACACCTGCCGTCGGCCATGGGATGGTCTTCAGTTTTGGTGGTTCACCCGATAAGCACGCGATGGCCTTACGACTGGGAGGACGGGGTGATATCCTGCAATCCGGACTCGCCTGGCGAAACGAAAAATCCATGCCGTATGTCCCATCACCCATCCTGGTCGGAAATTACCTGCACATCATTAACGACAATGGTGTCTATACCTGCCTGGAACCTCGTACCGGCAAGACTCTCAAAACAGCTCGAAAGTTTGGATCGGTCTACAGTTCCCCGATTGCCGTGGCTGACCGAATCTACTTCTTCGAAGATTCGGGGAACTGCACGGTCATTCAAAATAATGACCGTTTTGAGATACTCGCTCAGAACGCACTCGGTGAACCTACCCAGACGACCCCCGCCATTAGTAACGGCAGACTCTACATCCGCACTGACTCACATCTGGTGCAGGTTAAGTGA
- a CDS encoding ArsR/SmtB family transcription factor: MSHKTLVAKQLAELLGALSHPHRIRIIEELRDGEQDVNSLQLALGISHSGVSQHLMVLRANRLASERREGRHVFYHLRQPAIAGWLLKATQFLEKGTVEADELREAIDKTRKEWAASSDQSHVEVQTPTKLREASR; this comes from the coding sequence ATGTCACACAAGACTCTTGTCGCCAAACAACTCGCAGAACTTTTGGGCGCACTCTCGCACCCCCACCGCATTCGCATCATCGAAGAGTTACGAGACGGTGAGCAAGATGTGAATTCACTTCAGCTCGCACTGGGAATCAGTCACTCCGGCGTGTCGCAACACCTCATGGTACTTCGAGCCAATCGGCTCGCGTCCGAACGGCGTGAAGGACGCCACGTCTTCTATCACCTTCGCCAACCCGCGATTGCAGGCTGGCTGCTGAAGGCGACTCAGTTCCTTGAGAAGGGAACGGTTGAAGCGGACGAACTACGAGAAGCGATCGACAAAACCCGTAAAGAATGGGCGGCCAGTTCGGATCAGTCCCATGTCGAAGTCCAAACCCCAACTAAGTTACGAGAGGCATCACGATAA
- a CDS encoding carbonic anhydrase, whose protein sequence is MQKLIKGIHQFQEENFRPLQGLFEKLSKGQNPETLFITCSDSRIDPNLLTQSQPGDLFILRNAGNIVPPHGAANGGEAATIEFAVAALGVKDIIICGHSHCGAMKGLLEPEAVATLPAVSSWLSHAETTRRIVQDNYGHLEGDKLVTATVEENVLVQLENLRTLPAVASRLVKGDLHLHGWVYKIETGDVFAYDSTEGQFVPVSQHQPSEALSRRRTVTI, encoded by the coding sequence ATGCAAAAGCTGATCAAGGGCATCCATCAGTTTCAGGAAGAAAACTTTCGACCCCTGCAGGGACTGTTCGAAAAGTTGTCCAAGGGACAAAATCCAGAGACGCTGTTCATCACCTGCTCGGACTCCCGAATTGACCCGAATCTCCTGACGCAATCGCAGCCGGGCGACCTGTTCATTCTGCGAAATGCAGGAAACATTGTCCCTCCTCACGGAGCGGCGAATGGGGGCGAAGCGGCGACAATCGAGTTTGCTGTCGCAGCCCTCGGGGTCAAAGACATCATCATCTGCGGCCATTCTCACTGCGGTGCGATGAAGGGGCTTCTGGAGCCTGAGGCCGTGGCGACTCTGCCCGCCGTTTCGTCCTGGCTCTCACACGCAGAGACAACACGCCGCATCGTTCAGGACAATTATGGCCATCTGGAAGGTGACAAACTGGTCACCGCCACGGTCGAAGAAAATGTACTGGTTCAACTTGAGAATTTGCGAACCCTGCCCGCCGTGGCCTCGCGCCTGGTCAAGGGGGATCTTCATCTGCATGGCTGGGTCTATAAAATCGAAACGGGAGACGTATTTGCTTACGACTCTACCGAAGGGCAGTTTGTTCCCGTGTCGCAGCACCAGCCCAGTGAAGCCCTCAGTCGGCGACGTACGGTCACCATCTGA
- a CDS encoding bestrophin family protein: protein MTIRDSRKFWREAFTWHGSVTPLVMPNVLLFGLFATLVCLLAWLEERYYQVEVGLEIAPFEIAGAALGLLLILRTNAGHDRWWEARKLWGGIVNQSRNVVISALSYGPDDIVWRKRFVRWAAAFPHVARCQLRGEPMPPEITDLVGQNTAEQIGASVHPPSYVAMQMATLLREAYESGQMDRFAFMQIDRERATLIDHIGACERILKTPLPKVYAIKIRRFLALFLLTLPFALLHRMSGAWLVPVITMMVAYPLMALDQIGIELQNPFAKANLSHLPIGDISANIEKNLLGFLREKEEGAIDEELHQRLSLHP, encoded by the coding sequence ATGACAATCCGTGACTCTCGTAAATTCTGGCGTGAAGCATTCACCTGGCATGGCTCAGTCACCCCCCTGGTGATGCCGAATGTCCTGTTGTTCGGCCTGTTCGCGACCCTCGTCTGCCTGCTGGCATGGCTGGAAGAACGCTACTATCAAGTTGAAGTCGGGCTGGAAATCGCCCCCTTTGAAATTGCGGGGGCGGCACTGGGCCTGCTGTTGATTCTCCGTACCAACGCGGGACACGATCGCTGGTGGGAAGCGCGAAAACTGTGGGGCGGAATCGTCAACCAGTCTCGAAACGTCGTCATCAGTGCCCTTTCCTACGGCCCTGATGATATCGTTTGGAGAAAGCGATTCGTCCGCTGGGCCGCAGCATTCCCGCATGTTGCTCGCTGCCAGCTACGGGGCGAACCGATGCCGCCGGAAATCACTGACCTCGTCGGACAGAACACCGCAGAGCAGATTGGTGCGTCAGTACATCCCCCCAGCTACGTCGCCATGCAGATGGCGACGCTGCTGCGGGAGGCCTATGAAAGTGGCCAGATGGATCGTTTCGCATTCATGCAGATCGATCGCGAACGTGCCACGCTGATTGATCATATTGGTGCCTGCGAGCGAATCCTGAAGACGCCGTTGCCAAAGGTCTATGCCATCAAGATCCGGCGGTTCCTCGCCCTGTTCCTGCTCACGCTACCGTTCGCACTCCTGCACCGCATGAGCGGAGCATGGCTGGTTCCCGTGATCACAATGATGGTCGCTTATCCCCTGATGGCACTCGACCAGATTGGCATTGAACTTCAAAATCCGTTCGCCAAGGCCAATCTCAGTCACCTGCCGATAGGGGATATCTCGGCCAATATCGAAAAGAACCTGCTCGGCTTCCTGCGCGAAAAAGAAGAAGGCGCGATCGACGAAGAACTGCACCAACGGCTCAGCCTTCATCCCTGA